Below is a genomic region from Gadus chalcogrammus isolate NIFS_2021 chromosome 19, NIFS_Gcha_1.0, whole genome shotgun sequence.
TGCCTTCATCCTAGTCTCCACAAACTCCTCTGAGAAGCGATCCACCACACCCTTCATCACAAACTTCTCTGGGAGAGgctggagacaggaggaggaggaggagaagagaggagatggtTGAGAGGAGGCCCCTGCTGTCATTCATCATCATGTCCTTCAATAGGAATCGCAGATAAAATTATCTCCATTTCTTAAGGATATATCTCAGCAGTATAAAATATTCTGAAAATGTCGATTCAGTACAAATTCTGTATGAAGAAAGGAATCCCTTTACCAGATGAGTTTTACACAGGACAGCATTCCCGGTGCCCAGTCCATCCCCTTTAAGGCTGTAGAACTGTAGTTCTCCATCTTAGCCCGATTCTTAAGATTGATTGACTCGTAATTATGCTCATGCTTAATGTCCATGTACTGAATCAGACAGGCACTGCATTATAGTAAGTGTATTGCACCAAGCTATATATAGTGAAACCGGCTCCAGTCCATCCCTAAACCAACCCACCGCTCTTCAGTGAGGTTGTGCTGTTCTCTCCATCGCCCCCCTCCCCAATTAAATACTCGACCGCCCCATAAGACCCTTCTGCTTTCAGCCAGCCCTGTGGTGAGGATTCAGCATGCCTCCAGTGTTCTGGTCTCCAGCAACAAGTTAAAACAGGATTACACAGCCATCCGCCTCACATCACACTCCATCACTCAGTGAACTGTTTGTTGTCTCTGACTGCTGCAGTGTGAGCTGGCTGCTCCAGGCCTCGTCCCTGGGCTTGTTTACTACCTCAGCCCAGCCCATATGATAGAGAGAGCGGTGTTACAGCTGAATAATGTGCAGCCTGGCGTCTGCTGTCACAGCACAAGGGAGGCTCTTGGATTTATTGGAGGACAACAAAGGAATTCTAGAGCGCCGAAGGTAAGTGATTTCCTTTGGTTGAACCTTTAGAGATGATAGTTATGAGCGGAGAGGAAAGCATGCTGTCTTTACTCTGTGGTGTATTGAGATGGGGGTCATGTGGCAGCTTGTGGTGTGTTCAGGAGCAGGATAGTGTAGCGTGAGCGGGGTTAGACTCCCAGCTAGGGCTCGGAGTCTTACCTTAAGGAGATTCAGTAAGTCAACCGACAGATAATTAATCCAATCTGTTTTTGATAATTGATGAGGCAAACAAACGTATGCTGCTCAATGTTACAGTTCAATTCCAATGATTGGATCATGGATCAGAATTAAATGAAAGGTAGATTTTCCTTGCTGCTTGTCAGATCAAGCATTTAGGATATCACTTCGGAATCTGGTAACTTGTAATGGCATTTGCTATGCTATGCCAATTATTTTTGTCCATTTATAGACTCTTAAGTTTCATCAAAAATTATCATTTGATTTTTGACTATGAAAATGATCGTTACTCGCAGCTCCAATGGCCGCAGACAACCAGTAAGTctcactcctccctgctccctgaTGACCTGCCTCTGATGGAAAGTCCACCCCTTTCGGTAAAAAGGTCAGACACATTTCTCAATAGTAGAAACAGCAATGACATGGTCAGGTGACATACTGGGATGAGGTGGGTTGGTTGGCTGTCTTCCAGCTTCATCCTCAGCCAATCAAAGTCCTGGTATCGCCGGCGCAGGTTGTACTCCGGCAGGTCGAACTCGATGCGCGAGGTCTTAaggcggagagaggaggagtcaggctgggtccacacacaaactactGTTACACTCCTCATTCCTGTCCGATTGCCTGCGCTAGCATCTTCATGGCTAATCACTAACACAAATGTtagtgattacacacacacacacacacacacacacacacacacacacacacacacacacacacacacacacacacacacacacacacacacacacacacacacacacacacacacacacacacacactgtgttaaAGATGGCCTTAATTATCACTTGTTTGTGTTCCAGTGGCACCAACACCATGAGAAAATCTAATTCCCTTTCTAACGTTCAAACCTTTTCTATCATCAACAAAGTATGCTAAATCCCTGCTACTCCCAGCTAATGGCAGACCTTAGTGCCGACTAATTAGCCAATAGCAGACCTTGGTGGAGACCCTGTAGGTGATGTAGGTCTCCATGGTGGAGACGTGTTTCTTGGGATCGTCGACGGTGACGAAGAGGTCACGTGTTTCCGTAGAGGCGTAGAGGTCAAGCGTGTCAGCTTCCAGATCATCGTCCAGTTGGAGTCGGTTGAGTAGCGATGACGCCGAGGCAGGACTTGATGTCTCAACTGGCTTGCCATTGGTCAGCACGACTTCCTGTTAAGACACGAGCCAAAAGGGACTTGACATTTGAGTGTTCCTGTGTCGTTATTGATGATTATAATGTTTCCCTCCTACAATGGAACGCTTGTTGATTCTGCTGcagcacgcaagcacgcacgcacgaacacgcaagcacacgcacacacacactgggcatataataataataataataataataatacattttatttataacaatctttatatcaattcaatgatctcaaagtgctatatatactatagttgggtatatatatatatatatacccaccATATAGCCCGGCGGTTAGTGTACGCAACAGAAAGTTTATGTGGGAGAACAACAGGATTGCATTAAGATTAAATCCTCAAATGGAAGAAGATCTTATTTAACTGAGGTGCACTTTTGTTGACTTGGGTTTCTTTTTTGACCTCTTCTGCTGAGATACAATATCTCTGCGTATCTCTTAGTTTCTGGTGAATCTAGAATGAACTTTGTTCTTCAAACATTGTGTACTATGAATCGTTGATCCTGTGTTCCGTTCTTTGCAACTAGGTCAAGCGTCTGCTAAAAGACtgaatgtgtatgtgaatgtactgtatatgaaTGAATGCCCAGCTGTTTCATAATAACTCCCGGGTAGAAAATCTTCCTGCACTTCCTTTACGGAGGTACATGACAACAGGGTACTGTTCTCAGATAGGAAAAGACTTCCTCACTTGTATAAACCTCCACATGATTAGTGTGTGACtacagtatgtgtttgtggCCTAGTGTGGACTTGTGAAAAATAGTAGAGAGTAACTGGGATTATTGGCTAAACAGATTACCTTGACACGATCGATGGAAGAAACAATTCCTTCAGAGTTTGTTCCTGCCACCATGAAAACTAAAAGGCACACTATCCAATCTCACCTAGTAACTAACTATCACTCATCCTTCACCACTACATGCCCTAAGCCTAATACAACTATCAAAGAATGTTCTATCTATGCTATAACGGAATATATTACAAACCCAATGGCCCATACACTTTACAAATAACATCCAACATAACATTTCTGTAGGTGAGACCGGCAAACATGTTGTGGACAGGATGGTCTACTGATAATTGAGGGTGTTTGAGTCCCAGGTCATAGGTTCTAGGTTCAAACCCTGATGTACCAGTCAAGCTGTAGGCATCACTCAGCCggaacccccacctgctccataATGTGTAATCTGTCTGAAAACACCCTAAAAACCCTTGAAGAACAGAGTATGTGATGTGAATACAGGTTATATTTTCAGAAAAAACGGTCATGGGAATTTTGAATCACTCACCAAAAAAGCTAATTAAAATCACGTTAGGTAAATAAAGCAGAGACGCTGATTTGAAGTGAgactgaggatgaggagggtttGTATTAGCCTCAAGCGTATTTATAATCATTCCTTCTTTCCGCACATTCATTACATTTGTGTCGACTTTCACTCTGGCCCCATGGATTTATCCCATCACCTCTTTCCACCTCGAATACACGGCCACCGCTGCTGGAAATGACCTTTTCACACAGGGATCACCTCACAAGATGGTGTGGATGTATGGCCACTGGATGATAAAACCACGTCGATTAGGGCACTTAATTACCAAGATTTAACCACACATCTCATATGCATGTATGCTGATGTTCAGTTTTTTTTAGTTGCCGACCTTGTTAACAATGAAGACGACTGTGTCCCCAGGTCTGAGATGGACCAAGGGCCTATGACACAACCATCACAGAAGACTCAGGCTTTAGTTGGCTCTTGGGATCATTCTATTCAGGGTATCGCTGTCTGAATCGGTCACCCAGGGCGACTGTTGATCAGGCTCAGGAGTGGTGACTGTCACCGTTTCTCTACTCTGCTCCACTATGGGAAAACCACCATAAAAAAATGCAGATTAATCATACGcagaaatatattatatatatatacatgcatttaGAAACACAAGCCGAGAATAGAGGGTACCCACTttgtctcctccaccaccaccactgctgctgctgctgctgttggggaTGTGGCAGCTGGCGGTGACATCTGGGACCGGGGAGAGCGTCTCCTGGACGGCGGACAGGGGGTGGGTGGTCCCGGTGACGGGCTGCAGGCCCCGCGGCGCACCGACAATCATCGTGGTGCTCGACACCCGGGAATCCTCCGCTCAGTGCCCGCGGTCAATCGACCCTCCTCACGGTCGCTACGGTCGGTTCAGAGGTTGCTTTTCCAGGGTCTTTGGCGAGATGCTACACCCGCTAGTCGGTCACAACTGTCACCTGATTCGCGCTGCGCAGGTCCGGAAGTAGTAACGCCCGAGCCAGGAAGTAAACACAAGGGCTGCGTGGACACGTGATCACAGGCGGGTATTAAACAGACCGAGCGGCGCTCTGCTTCTGTGACAGGAAAGCACGTTTAATACACATGAGAGACATCATACGACCGACTATTGACTCTTCATTCTCAATTAGCTGTACAGTACTGCACCCTAGTAGCTGCATATGTGTTAAAGAGCTGAATGAACCGAGTATTAACGGAACAAAGTGAATCCTGTGTAGTGGTATGCTAAGTGATGCTAAAGTTAGCGCGGTGAACCGGAGCGGTGACGTCATCAACTCTGCagcctctttctcttctcttctctttctctctaaaaTGACCTCAAACCCTCCGAGACCAGGTACATATACTCTATTTAGTCCTTTATGGAGAACGGGTGGGTTTTATGCAGTTAGGGGTTTATTGGAATACGCCAAGTGAATAATACGTGACCTGTGTGCACTGTTAACGGATATGTTTTGGTTCCGTGATGCAGTCCTTCATGATCTATCTGATACATGTCACAAAAGATCACTATGATTATTAATGCCAGAAGGTTACAAGTGAATAAAAATATGGATAAAACCATAACATTGTTCAAACAGAATCGAGTTTAAATCTAGTTTAcataacaaattaaataatacagtcaattaTTTTTTCCATCAGCTTTCCAAAACAAACGTGTAGCGATCTTGGCGGAGCTGGATAAGACAAAGAGACAGCTCCAGAACCAGTCCATGAACAACCCTGGCGGCAGGTAACGCACCCTCGTTGGTTCTTTGTGTCGCTTTGTCACAGCTGGGGGGAAATTATTTCAACACCCCTTTTGCTGTTGATCTTCATCTACATCTGTaattttctcttctctctttgtgtctctctttttACATCGCTCGGTCTCTGtttatccctctccccctctagcatctctctctccaggccgaACCTGAAGGAGTTTCGGGACAATGCAGAACAGCAACACATTGCAGCTCAACAGAAGGCTGCTCTGCAG
It encodes:
- the inip gene encoding SOSS complex subunit C, translating into MLSDAKVSAVNRSGDVINSAASFSSLLFLSKMTSNPPRPAFQNKRVAILAELDKTKRQLQNQSMNNPGGSISLSRPNLKEFRDNAEQQHIAAQQKAALQHAHAHSSGFFITQDSSFGNLILPVLPRLEAAES